The Uruburuella testudinis genome window below encodes:
- a CDS encoding PH domain-containing protein gives MTTELALTNKKVIAKFGFIRRSTIELNLDKVESISVEQGFIGRIFNFGSIVVRGTGGSQAPIPYIAQPLEFRRQVNALLDKKADFKKITA, from the coding sequence ATGACCACGGAGCTTGCGCTGACCAATAAAAAAGTGATTGCCAAATTCGGCTTTATCCGCCGTTCTACGATAGAGCTGAATCTGGATAAAGTCGAGAGTATTTCTGTGGAACAGGGCTTTATCGGACGGATATTCAATTTCGGCTCAATTGTGGTTCGCGGCACCGGCGGCAGCCAGGCACCGATTCCTTATATTGCACAGCCTTTGGAATTTCGCCGGCAGGTTAACGCACTTTTGGATAAAAAAGCAGATTTTAAAAAAATAACAGCTTGA
- a CDS encoding electron transfer flavoprotein subunit beta/FixA family protein, protein MKALVAVKRVVDYNVKVRVKADGSDVDIGNVKMSMNPFDEIAVEEAVRLKEAGKISEIVAVSLGEKKCEETLRTALAMGADRAIHVETDAKLEPLAVAKLLKAVADKEQPQLLLLGKQAIDDDANQTAQMLAALLNAAQGTFAAKVVLADNEVLVTREIDGGSETVALTLPAVISADLRLNEPRFVKLPNIMAAKKKPLEKVSPTDLGVDITPRVKVLKMAEPKTRQAGVKVAGVAELVEKLNQARVI, encoded by the coding sequence ATGAAAGCACTGGTCGCCGTAAAACGCGTGGTGGATTACAATGTTAAAGTCCGGGTTAAAGCCGATGGTTCGGATGTGGATATCGGCAATGTTAAAATGTCGATGAATCCGTTTGACGAAATTGCTGTGGAAGAAGCCGTGCGCTTGAAAGAAGCGGGCAAAATCAGCGAGATTGTGGCGGTATCACTGGGCGAGAAAAAATGCGAGGAAACTTTGCGCACAGCACTCGCTATGGGTGCCGACCGGGCTATTCATGTAGAAACCGATGCCAAGCTGGAGCCGTTGGCGGTGGCCAAATTGCTGAAGGCAGTGGCCGATAAAGAACAGCCGCAGCTGCTTTTGTTGGGCAAACAGGCGATTGATGACGATGCCAATCAAACCGCACAAATGCTGGCTGCTTTGCTGAATGCAGCGCAAGGCACGTTTGCCGCCAAAGTGGTGTTGGCAGATAATGAAGTGTTGGTAACCCGTGAGATTGACGGCGGTTCGGAAACCGTGGCATTAACACTGCCTGCTGTGATCAGCGCCGATTTGCGCTTGAATGAGCCGCGGTTTGTCAAACTGCCCAATATTATGGCGGCCAAGAAAAAACCGTTGGAAAAAGTATCACCAACAGATTTGGGCGTGGATATTACGCCACGTGTCAAAGTATTGAAAATGGCCGAACCTAAAACGCGTCAGGCCGGTGTGAAAGTAGCCGGTGTGGCCGAATTGGTTGAGAAATTAAATCAGGCTCGAGTGATTTGA
- a CDS encoding threonine aldolase family protein, which yields MNSLHNPEIISFASDNYAGAHPEILAALTAANGGHVAAYGYDPYTERLQQVMRHHFGDQAECWPVFNGTGANVLGLQAMLPRWGAVICANSAHLNTDENGAPQITGGLKLWLVDTPDGKLTPDLIAEQAWGFGSEHRAQPLVVSISQTTEYGTCYSVDEIRAIADYAHSLGMKLHMDGARIANAAAYLNLPLRSMTTDAGVDLLSFGGTKNGLLFGECLVALSADAVTGMAHLRKINLQLASKMRFISAQFIALLENDLWLHSACHSNRMALRLKEGLEGIDGVSVCYPVQSNAVFACLPPHILEQARRHFAFYDWDNHGMVRLMCSFDTRAEDVDKLTGIMRNAIL from the coding sequence ATGAACTCTTTACATAACCCTGAAATCATCTCATTTGCTTCAGATAATTATGCCGGCGCCCATCCTGAAATATTGGCGGCATTAACCGCAGCCAACGGCGGGCATGTGGCTGCTTACGGATATGACCCATATACCGAGCGATTACAGCAAGTGATGCGTCATCACTTCGGCGATCAAGCTGAATGCTGGCCGGTGTTTAACGGCACCGGCGCGAATGTTTTGGGCCTTCAGGCAATGTTGCCGCGGTGGGGCGCAGTGATTTGTGCAAACAGTGCTCATCTGAACACCGATGAAAACGGTGCGCCACAAATAACCGGTGGTTTGAAACTGTGGCTGGTAGACACGCCCGATGGCAAACTCACGCCTGATTTGATTGCAGAACAGGCTTGGGGATTCGGCAGCGAGCACCGCGCCCAACCATTGGTGGTTAGCATCAGCCAAACCACCGAATACGGCACATGTTACAGTGTAGATGAAATCCGCGCGATTGCCGATTATGCGCACAGCCTGGGCATGAAACTGCATATGGATGGTGCACGGATTGCCAATGCCGCTGCTTATTTGAACCTGCCGTTGCGGAGCATGACCACCGATGCCGGGGTAGATTTGCTTTCGTTCGGCGGCACCAAAAACGGTTTGCTGTTTGGCGAATGTTTGGTTGCTTTATCTGCTGATGCCGTAACAGGCATGGCGCATTTAAGGAAAATCAACTTGCAACTGGCCTCTAAAATGCGTTTTATTTCCGCCCAATTTATTGCATTGCTGGAAAACGATTTATGGTTGCACAGCGCCTGCCACAGTAACCGGATGGCGCTCAGGCTGAAAGAAGGTCTTGAAGGTATTGATGGCGTATCGGTGTGTTATCCGGTGCAATCCAATGCCGTATTTGCCTGCTTACCGCCGCATATATTGGAGCAGGCACGCCGGCATTTTGCTTTTTATGATTGGGATAATCACGGCATGGTGCGTTTGATGTGCAGTTTTGATACCCGTGCCGAAGATGTGGATAAGTTGACGGGCATCATGCGGAATGCAATTTTATGA
- the gap gene encoding type I glyceraldehyde-3-phosphate dehydrogenase, translating to MSIKVAINGFGRIGRLALRQIVKTEGIEVVAVNDLTPADMLLHLFKYDTTQGRFQGTAELKDDAIVVNGKEIKVFANANPEELPWGELGVDVVLECTGFFTTQEKAEKHIKAGARKVVISAPGGDVKTVVFNVNQDILDGSETVISAASCTTNCLAPMAAVLQKEFGVVEGLMTTIHAYTGDQNTLDAPHRKGDFRRARAAAQNIVPNSTGAAKAIGLVIPELNGKLDGSAQRVPVATGSLTELVTVLEKTVSKEEINAAMKAAANESYGYTEEPLVSSDIIGMEFGSLFDATQTRVMTVGDKQLVKTVAWYDNEMSYTCQLVRTLQYFATLIK from the coding sequence ATGAGCATTAAAGTTGCGATTAACGGTTTCGGCCGCATCGGCCGCTTGGCATTGCGCCAAATCGTGAAAACAGAAGGCATCGAAGTGGTGGCGGTAAACGACCTCACACCGGCCGATATGCTGCTGCACCTGTTTAAATACGACACCACCCAAGGCCGTTTTCAAGGCACTGCCGAGCTGAAAGACGATGCGATTGTGGTTAACGGCAAAGAAATCAAAGTGTTTGCCAATGCCAACCCGGAAGAGCTGCCTTGGGGCGAGTTGGGCGTTGATGTGGTGTTGGAATGCACCGGCTTCTTTACGACGCAAGAAAAAGCTGAGAAACACATCAAAGCCGGTGCACGCAAAGTGGTGATTTCAGCACCGGGCGGCGATGTGAAAACCGTGGTATTCAACGTGAACCAAGATATTCTCGACGGCAGCGAAACCGTGATTTCCGCCGCATCCTGCACCACCAACTGCCTGGCGCCGATGGCTGCCGTATTGCAAAAAGAATTCGGTGTGGTAGAAGGCCTGATGACCACCATCCACGCCTACACCGGCGACCAAAACACGCTTGATGCGCCGCACCGCAAAGGCGATTTCCGCCGCGCTCGTGCCGCTGCGCAAAATATCGTGCCCAACAGCACCGGCGCCGCCAAAGCCATCGGCTTGGTGATTCCTGAATTGAACGGCAAACTCGACGGCTCTGCCCAACGCGTGCCCGTGGCGACCGGTTCTTTAACCGAATTGGTAACCGTGTTGGAAAAAACCGTCAGCAAAGAAGAAATCAATGCAGCCATGAAAGCCGCAGCCAACGAATCTTACGGCTATACCGAAGAGCCGCTGGTTTCTTCCGACATTATCGGCATGGAATTCGGCTCATTATTTGACGCCACCCAAACCCGCGTGATGACCGTTGGCGACAAACAGCTGGTGAAAACTGTGGCTTGGTACGACAATGAAATGTCTTATACCTGCCAATTGGTGCGCACCTTGCAATACTTCGCCACTTTAATTAAATAA
- a CDS encoding nicotinamidase, which translates to MIVSIDVDAQKTFSPLCPDELPVEEGDTIAAELNAQAALADLRVMSKDAHSPAAKWLVDSPDKMLQPTGLANADVTWVSHAMVGTKGFELLDGLPAAWEYDYCIWKGVDPEFHPYGACFHDIEEKLSTGLLEWLHSKDAKTIIVGGLATDYCVKTTVLQLLKGGRWQVIVNAAACRGIAPDTVETAWNEMMDGGAVVLENAESIANYIKINKL; encoded by the coding sequence ATGATTGTGTCGATTGATGTAGATGCTCAAAAAACTTTTTCGCCGCTGTGTCCTGATGAATTGCCTGTTGAAGAAGGCGATACGATTGCCGCTGAATTAAATGCGCAGGCCGCATTGGCCGATTTGCGTGTGATGAGCAAAGATGCGCACAGCCCGGCGGCCAAGTGGTTGGTAGACAGCCCCGATAAGATGTTGCAGCCCACCGGGCTGGCGAATGCCGATGTGACATGGGTATCGCATGCGATGGTGGGCACTAAAGGCTTTGAGCTGCTTGATGGCCTGCCCGCTGCGTGGGAATATGATTATTGTATCTGGAAAGGTGTGGATCCTGAATTTCACCCGTATGGCGCATGTTTTCATGATATTGAAGAAAAATTGAGCACGGGTTTGCTGGAATGGTTGCACAGTAAAGATGCCAAAACCATTATTGTAGGCGGCTTGGCAACGGATTATTGTGTGAAAACCACGGTGTTGCAGCTTCTAAAAGGCGGCCGTTGGCAGGTGATTGTCAATGCCGCCGCTTGCCGCGGTATTGCGCCCGATACGGTAGAAACGGCCTGGAATGAAATGATGGATGGTGGTGCCGTGGTGCTGGAAAATGCAGAATCTATTGCTAATTATATTAAAATCAATAAGTTATGA
- the ggt gene encoding gamma-glutamyltransferase, translated as MQIKPALYAVLGALALAACASAPQQPTTGGAGDLAPEQGSGRVEQNLVHAKNFMAASANPLATEAGYQILKRGGSAIDAMIAMQTTLSLVEPQSSGLGGGAFLVYWDNSAKKLTTFDARETAPQGATPQLFMGTDGQPLKFMTAVVGGRSVGTPGVPKLMEDVHKRYGKLAWNSLFDYPVKLAEDGFEVSPRMAASIEQNRQYLSRYTATAAYFLPGGEPLAAGTLLKNPAFAQSVRLLAKEGSAPFYSGTPARNMVSAVAAAADNPGSLSLADFQKYRVVERAPVCKPYREYEICGMGAPSSGGIALGQIFGILQNHDMKASGADKLQSWRWLGDASRVAFADRDYYVGDPDFVDVPVRPMLDPAYLKQRADEINAADKALETVNRGDFNRRYSRGTPIELPSTSHLVIVDKEGNVVSMTTSIENAFGSTLMANGYLLNNELTDFAFNPADSTGKVVANSVAPGKRPRSSMAPTIVLKDGKPYLAVGSPGGSRIIGYVAKTLVAHIDWGMDIQEAIDLPNMLNRGSAYEVEEHTAAADMAPGLGQLGYKVQIRDLNSGVQGIVIQQNGLQGGADPRREGKVMGD; from the coding sequence ATGCAGATCAAACCGGCTTTATATGCGGTGTTGGGCGCGTTGGCTTTGGCGGCTTGCGCATCAGCACCCCAGCAACCAACCACCGGCGGCGCGGGCGATTTGGCGCCTGAGCAAGGCAGCGGCCGTGTCGAGCAAAATCTGGTACACGCCAAAAACTTTATGGCCGCATCGGCCAACCCGCTGGCCACCGAAGCGGGCTATCAGATACTCAAACGCGGCGGCAGCGCCATTGATGCGATGATTGCGATGCAGACCACGTTGAGCCTGGTTGAGCCGCAGTCTTCCGGTTTGGGCGGCGGTGCATTTTTGGTGTATTGGGACAACTCAGCCAAAAAACTGACTACTTTTGATGCCCGCGAAACCGCGCCGCAAGGGGCAACGCCGCAGTTGTTTATGGGTACCGACGGTCAGCCCTTGAAATTTATGACGGCCGTGGTGGGCGGCCGCTCGGTGGGCACGCCGGGTGTGCCCAAACTGATGGAAGATGTGCACAAACGTTACGGTAAACTGGCGTGGAACAGTTTGTTTGATTACCCGGTCAAGCTGGCGGAAGACGGCTTTGAAGTGTCGCCGCGCATGGCTGCATCGATTGAACAAAACCGGCAATATTTAAGCCGCTATACTGCCACGGCGGCATATTTTCTGCCCGGCGGCGAGCCGTTGGCGGCAGGCACTTTGTTGAAAAATCCGGCATTTGCCCAAAGCGTGCGCCTGCTGGCCAAAGAAGGCAGCGCACCGTTTTACAGCGGCACACCGGCACGCAATATGGTAAGCGCTGTGGCGGCGGCGGCCGATAATCCGGGCAGCCTGAGCCTGGCCGATTTTCAAAAATACCGCGTGGTGGAGCGCGCCCCGGTGTGCAAACCTTACCGTGAATACGAAATCTGCGGCATGGGTGCGCCTTCTTCGGGCGGCATTGCGCTGGGGCAGATTTTCGGTATTCTGCAAAACCACGATATGAAAGCTTCCGGCGCCGATAAGCTGCAAAGCTGGCGCTGGCTGGGTGATGCTTCGCGGGTGGCTTTTGCCGACCGTGATTATTATGTCGGCGACCCCGATTTTGTAGACGTGCCCGTGCGCCCGATGCTGGATCCGGCTTATCTGAAACAACGTGCCGATGAAATCAATGCTGCCGATAAAGCGCTGGAAACTGTTAACCGCGGCGATTTCAACCGCCGCTACAGCCGTGGCACCCCCATCGAGCTGCCGTCGACCAGTCATTTGGTGATTGTGGATAAAGAGGGCAATGTGGTGTCGATGACCACATCTATCGAAAATGCTTTCGGTTCCACCCTGATGGCCAACGGCTACCTGCTCAACAACGAGCTTACCGATTTTGCTTTCAACCCGGCCGACAGCACCGGCAAAGTGGTGGCAAACAGCGTTGCACCCGGCAAACGCCCGCGCTCTTCTATGGCGCCGACCATTGTGTTGAAAGACGGTAAACCTTATCTGGCCGTGGGCTCGCCCGGCGGCAGCCGCATCATCGGCTATGTGGCTAAAACGCTGGTGGCGCATATCGATTGGGGCATGGATATTCAAGAGGCCATCGATTTGCCCAATATGCTCAACCGCGGCAGCGCTTATGAAGTGGAAGAACACACCGCCGCTGCCGATATGGCGCCGGGCTTGGGGCAGCTGGGCTATAAAGTGCAAATCCGCGATTTGAATTCGGGTGTGCAGGGGATTGTGATTCAGCAAAACGGTTTGCAGGGCGGCGCCGACCCGCGGCGGGAAGGGAAAGTGATGGGGGATTGA
- a CDS encoding IMPACT family protein, which translates to MSAATYLTLAVESAAEFKDKGSRFIAFAYPIKCAEEVKALVEALRQNHHKARHWCYAYRLGTDGLQFRANDDGEPSGSAGRPILGQIDSAGLTDVLVVVVRYFGGTLLGVPGLIHAYKTATAAALQQAEIIEKNIEKSVWLRCEYPHLNDAIRIAKQHQAIIIRQELQLDCRLHIRIPLASYEAAVNAWQQTRVIELLADEAIIEMQ; encoded by the coding sequence ATGAGTGCGGCCACATACCTGACGTTGGCTGTTGAATCAGCGGCTGAATTTAAAGATAAAGGCAGTCGCTTTATCGCTTTTGCTTATCCGATAAAGTGTGCTGAAGAAGTCAAAGCATTGGTGGAAGCATTACGCCAAAACCATCATAAAGCCCGGCATTGGTGTTATGCCTACCGTTTGGGCACAGACGGCCTGCAATTTCGTGCCAATGATGACGGCGAACCCTCCGGCAGTGCCGGACGGCCGATTTTAGGACAGATTGATTCGGCAGGGCTGACAGATGTATTGGTGGTGGTGGTGCGTTATTTCGGCGGCACTTTGTTGGGCGTGCCCGGATTGATTCATGCTTATAAAACGGCCACTGCTGCGGCTCTGCAACAGGCCGAAATAATTGAAAAAAATATTGAAAAAAGCGTGTGGCTGCGCTGTGAATACCCACATCTCAACGATGCCATCCGTATTGCCAAACAGCATCAGGCCATCATTATCCGGCAAGAATTGCAGCTTGATTGCCGCTTGCACATCCGAATTCCCTTGGCTTCATATGAGGCAGCAGTCAACGCTTGGCAACAGACACGTGTTATTGAGTTGTTAGCGGATGAAGCAATTATTGAGATGCAATAG
- the tsaA gene encoding tRNA (N6-threonylcarbamoyladenosine(37)-N6)-methyltransferase TrmO encodes MQHLIETIATVHSPYPQKFGVARQPGLVPAAEVRIELNHEFTADSVRGLDAFDYVWISFIFHGVLDEGWSPLVRPPRLGGKQKMGVFATRSPHRPNHLGLSLLKLERIETGKTICLICSGADLLDGTPVVDIKPYIPFVEAKPEAASGFVSGKPDELNVAWQADCGAEQLSTDIRALIGQSIAQDPRPAYQDIPERVYVMSVAGYEVKFQIAGHTATVVAVYPQTRICS; translated from the coding sequence ATGCAACACCTTATCGAAACCATTGCCACCGTGCATTCCCCTTATCCGCAAAAATTCGGCGTGGCCCGCCAACCGGGTCTGGTGCCGGCAGCCGAAGTGCGCATTGAGCTCAACCACGAATTCACAGCCGACAGCGTGCGCGGCTTGGATGCTTTTGATTACGTGTGGATCAGCTTTATCTTTCACGGCGTGCTCGATGAGGGCTGGTCGCCGCTGGTGCGCCCGCCGCGCTTGGGCGGCAAACAAAAAATGGGCGTGTTCGCCACCCGCAGTCCGCATCGCCCCAACCATTTGGGCTTATCGCTGTTGAAACTGGAACGCATCGAAACCGGCAAAACCATCTGCCTGATTTGCAGCGGCGCTGATTTACTCGACGGTACACCGGTGGTCGACATCAAACCGTATATCCCATTTGTCGAAGCCAAGCCCGAAGCCGCCAGCGGTTTTGTCAGCGGCAAACCCGATGAATTAAACGTGGCATGGCAGGCCGATTGCGGTGCAGAACAATTATCCACAGACATCCGCGCGCTAATCGGCCAATCCATCGCCCAAGACCCGCGCCCGGCTTATCAAGACATTCCCGAACGCGTGTATGTGATGAGTGTGGCCGGTTATGAAGTCAAATTTCAGATTGCAGGCCACACCGCTACAGTGGTGGCGGTTTATCCGCAAACTCGAATCTGTTCATAA
- a CDS encoding electron transfer flavoprotein subunit alpha/FixB family protein, with protein MSVLIIAEHNNQQLNPATLHAVEAASKLGEVHLLVAGSGISAVVEAAGQVSGVAKVWSADAAYYGEGLAEEIAPLVVKLAEHYTHIGATATAFGKNLLPRVAALLDVPQISDLTEIIDAQTFVRPIYAGNAFETVQSDSAKLVLTFRSTAFTAAAAEGGHATVENVEAAPAQNLSRFVGRELTQSDRPELTQAKVVVTGGRALGSAEQFDALLTPLADVLGAAIGASRAAVDAEYAPNDIQVGQTGKVVAPELYIAVGVSGAIQHIAGMQDSKVIVAINKDADAPIFNIADYGLVGDLFEIVPQLTAALKQ; from the coding sequence ATGAGCGTATTGATTATTGCAGAACATAACAATCAGCAATTGAATCCGGCTACATTACATGCGGTTGAAGCAGCATCCAAGCTGGGTGAAGTGCATCTGCTGGTGGCAGGTAGCGGTATTTCGGCGGTTGTGGAAGCCGCCGGGCAAGTGAGTGGCGTAGCGAAAGTATGGTCGGCCGATGCGGCTTATTATGGCGAAGGTTTGGCAGAAGAAATCGCACCGCTGGTGGTTAAGCTTGCCGAGCATTACACCCATATCGGGGCCACTGCTACCGCATTCGGCAAAAACCTGCTGCCGCGCGTGGCTGCATTGTTGGATGTGCCGCAAATCTCTGATTTAACAGAAATTATAGATGCACAAACTTTTGTGCGCCCGATTTATGCGGGCAATGCATTTGAAACTGTGCAAAGCGATTCGGCCAAATTGGTGCTAACATTCCGCTCAACTGCATTTACAGCCGCTGCTGCCGAAGGTGGCCATGCCACAGTAGAAAATGTTGAGGCTGCGCCGGCACAAAATTTAAGCCGTTTTGTCGGCCGAGAGCTGACCCAATCAGACCGGCCGGAGCTTACACAAGCCAAGGTTGTGGTAACAGGCGGGCGTGCTTTGGGCAGCGCCGAGCAATTTGATGCGCTGCTGACACCGCTGGCGGATGTATTGGGCGCAGCTATTGGCGCTTCTCGTGCTGCGGTAGATGCCGAATATGCGCCGAATGATATTCAGGTCGGGCAAACCGGTAAAGTGGTGGCGCCCGAGCTGTATATCGCCGTGGGCGTTTCCGGCGCCATCCAGCATATCGCCGGCATGCAAGACAGCAAAGTGATTGTTGCCATCAATAAAGATGCAGATGCACCTATTTTCAATATTGCCGATTATGGTTTGGTGGGCGATTTATTTGAAATCGTGCCGCAGTTGACCGCTGCATTGAAACAGTAA
- the waaC gene encoding lipopolysaccharide heptosyltransferase I — protein sequence MKILLVRLSSMGDLIHTLPAVDDLSRMRPDIELHWLCEAGFADIARLHPFVKRVHLMHGRKWRKQLTQTATWREIGRLKSDLQQQNFDNVLDSQGLIKSALFAKAANAPVQGLDFYSARERWAALLYNKVYPVPKGRNAVWRNRALFAQAFTYRMPSEQRFGLSVPPAGRLENLPPHYYVALHATSRDSKLWPLDYWLDLLQKLHQREHAPVYLPWGSLQERERAESIAAKLPFARVCEKMNLLQAAYLLAHATGVAGVDTGLLHLANALDVPVVGIYTDTDPAKTGVQISAWSQNLGNAGQIPLPERVYEALSDCIAAKDEAV from the coding sequence ATGAAAATTTTGCTTGTACGCCTTTCTAGTATGGGTGATTTGATCCACACCTTGCCGGCAGTAGATGATTTGTCGCGCATGCGCCCGGACATCGAGCTGCATTGGCTTTGTGAGGCAGGGTTTGCCGATATTGCCCGTTTGCACCCGTTTGTGAAACGAGTGCATCTTATGCATGGCCGAAAATGGCGGAAGCAATTGACGCAAACGGCCACATGGCGTGAAATAGGCCGTCTGAAAAGCGATTTGCAACAACAGAATTTTGATAATGTGCTCGACAGCCAGGGGCTGATAAAAAGTGCATTGTTTGCCAAAGCAGCCAATGCACCGGTGCAGGGTTTGGATTTTTACAGCGCCCGCGAACGGTGGGCGGCGCTGCTGTATAACAAAGTTTACCCCGTGCCTAAAGGCAGAAATGCGGTTTGGCGTAACCGCGCATTGTTTGCACAGGCATTCACTTATCGGATGCCGTCTGAACAGCGCTTTGGTTTGTCGGTGCCGCCGGCCGGCCGGTTGGAAAATTTGCCGCCGCACTATTATGTTGCCTTGCATGCAACCAGCCGCGACAGCAAATTGTGGCCATTGGATTATTGGCTGGATTTGCTGCAAAAGTTGCATCAGCGCGAGCATGCGCCGGTGTATTTGCCATGGGGCAGTTTGCAGGAAAGAGAACGTGCTGAAAGCATAGCGGCCAAACTGCCGTTTGCACGGGTGTGTGAAAAAATGAATCTGCTCCAAGCGGCTTATTTGCTGGCTCATGCAACCGGTGTGGCCGGTGTCGATACCGGTTTGCTGCATTTGGCCAATGCGCTTGATGTGCCGGTGGTGGGTATTTATACCGATACCGATCCGGCCAAAACAGGCGTGCAGATTTCGGCATGGTCGCAAAATTTGGGCAATGCAGGTCAGATTCCGCTGCCTGAAAGGGTTTATGAAGCTTTATCGGATTGTATTGCTGCCAAAGATGAGGCCGTCTGA
- the lpxC gene encoding UDP-3-O-acyl-N-acetylglucosamine deacetylase: MLQRTLAKSVSVTGVGLHSGERVALTLHPAPENSGISFRRTDLAGEQGEMIALTPYLINDTRLSSTVVTEHGVRVGTIEHIMSALAAYGIDNALIELNAPEIPIMDGSSLPFIYLLQDAGIVDQKVQKRFLKILKPVEIQETGKWVRFTPYNGFKVTLTIEFDHPVFNRSNPTFEIDFAGKSYVDEIARARTFGFMQEVELMRAHNLGLGGNLSNAIVIDDTDVLNPEGLRYPDEFVRHKILDAIGDLYIVGHPIIGAFEGYKSGHAVNNALLRAVLADPSAYEWVEFPNDEDLPAAFHGLPDAA; encoded by the coding sequence ATGCTGCAAAGAACCTTAGCCAAATCGGTGAGCGTGACCGGTGTCGGCCTGCACTCCGGCGAACGGGTGGCGCTTACCCTACATCCTGCCCCCGAAAACAGCGGCATTTCATTCCGCCGCACTGATTTAGCCGGCGAACAAGGCGAAATGATTGCGCTCACGCCGTATCTGATCAACGACACCCGCCTTTCGTCTACTGTGGTAACCGAACACGGTGTGCGCGTGGGCACCATTGAGCATATTATGTCGGCATTGGCGGCTTACGGCATCGATAATGCCTTAATCGAGCTCAATGCGCCTGAAATCCCGATTATGGACGGCTCCAGCCTGCCGTTTATCTATCTGCTGCAAGATGCCGGCATTGTCGATCAAAAAGTGCAAAAACGTTTTCTGAAAATTTTGAAACCGGTGGAAATTCAAGAAACCGGCAAATGGGTGCGTTTCACCCCCTATAACGGCTTCAAAGTTACCCTCACCATCGAATTCGACCACCCCGTATTCAACCGCAGCAACCCCACATTTGAAATCGACTTTGCCGGTAAATCTTATGTAGACGAAATCGCCCGCGCCCGCACTTTCGGCTTTATGCAGGAAGTGGAGCTGATGCGCGCCCACAACCTCGGTCTCGGCGGCAACCTCTCCAATGCGATTGTGATTGACGACACCGACGTACTCAATCCCGAAGGGTTGCGTTATCCCGATGAATTTGTGCGCCATAAAATCCTCGATGCCATCGGTGATTTGTATATTGTCGGCCATCCGATTATCGGTGCATTTGAGGGCTACAAATCCGGCCACGCCGTCAACAATGCTTTATTGCGCGCGGTGTTGGCTGACCCAAGTGCTTACGAATGGGTGGAGTTTCCGAATGATGAAGACTTGCCCGCTGCATTTCACGGCCTGCCTGATGCGGCGTGA